The proteins below come from a single Leifsonia sp. 1010 genomic window:
- a CDS encoding Gfo/Idh/MocA family oxidoreductase has translation MSGGRVGVGVIGAGVISNQYLENLTSFPDLDVRFVADIDLERAKAQADKYGVPGSGTVEELLADDAIEIVVNLTIPKVHVEVALQALAAGKNVWSEKPFALDRSSGRELLEAAHAAGLRVATAPDTFLGSGIQSARRLIENGDIGAPLTALTLMQSPGPESWHPNPDFLFQEGAGPLFDIGPYYLTALVQMFGPVARVSASASRAKETRVIGSGPRAGEKFAVTVPTHVSALYEFESGQTAQAVFSFDSKLGRTQFEVAGVDGTLVVPDPNTFEGELLVHGADGIETFPSTGTTDTRGIGVVELARAIRAGVPERASGEQAYHVLDIMVSTIEAGESRTPVEVESTVEVAPALPEDWDPRAATLA, from the coding sequence ATGAGCGGCGGGCGCGTGGGAGTCGGCGTCATCGGCGCCGGCGTCATCAGCAACCAGTACCTCGAGAACCTCACCTCGTTCCCCGACCTCGACGTGCGCTTCGTCGCCGACATCGATCTCGAGCGCGCGAAGGCGCAGGCGGACAAGTACGGCGTGCCGGGTTCCGGCACGGTGGAGGAGCTGCTCGCCGACGACGCCATCGAGATCGTGGTGAACCTGACGATCCCCAAGGTGCACGTCGAGGTGGCGCTGCAGGCGCTCGCCGCCGGCAAGAACGTCTGGAGCGAGAAGCCCTTCGCGCTCGACCGCTCCAGCGGTCGCGAGCTGCTCGAGGCCGCGCACGCGGCCGGGCTGCGGGTCGCCACGGCGCCGGACACGTTCCTCGGCTCCGGCATCCAGTCGGCCCGCCGTCTGATCGAGAACGGCGACATCGGCGCACCACTGACCGCGCTCACGCTGATGCAGAGCCCGGGCCCGGAGTCGTGGCACCCCAACCCGGACTTCCTGTTCCAGGAGGGCGCGGGTCCGCTGTTCGACATCGGCCCGTACTACCTGACCGCCCTCGTGCAGATGTTCGGGCCGGTCGCCCGGGTGAGCGCCAGCGCATCCCGCGCCAAGGAGACCCGCGTCATCGGCTCCGGACCTCGCGCAGGCGAGAAGTTCGCCGTCACCGTGCCGACCCACGTCAGCGCTCTCTATGAGTTCGAGAGCGGCCAGACGGCGCAGGCCGTGTTCAGCTTCGACTCCAAGCTCGGCCGCACCCAGTTCGAGGTGGCCGGTGTCGACGGCACGCTCGTCGTGCCCGATCCCAATACCTTCGAGGGTGAGCTCCTGGTTCACGGGGCCGACGGCATCGAGACGTTCCCCTCAACCGGAACGACCGACACGCGGGGTATCGGCGTGGTGGAGCTCGCCCGAGCCATCCGCGCCGGGGTCCCCGAACGCGCCTCCGGCGAGCAGGCCTACCACGTACTCGACATCATGGTCTCGACCATCGAGGCGGGGGAGTCCCGCACTCCGGTCGAGGTCGAGAGCACGGTGGAGGTGGCGCCGGCTCTCCCGGAGGACTGGGACCCGCGAGCGGCGACCCTGGCGTGA
- a CDS encoding Gfo/Idh/MocA family oxidoreductase has translation MTDGNRAAASAASAATSGGLTRRDGGSAGARLRVAIVGGGFMAEVHSRAARSARAELAGIVSSTPERSAAAAERLGIGRSYGSLDELLADDSVDVVHVTTPNALHAEQAAAVLAAGKDVICEKPLATSVADAESLVAAAEGRTATVPFVYRFHPLVREARARFASGEAGRVLSINASYLQDWLLGSDDDNWRVDAAQGGRSRAFADIGSHLVDLVEFVSGDRVSRVSATKRTVFAERASHAAITTEDAVAVVIETRSGALGTLLVSQVAPGRKNRLWLEISGSAESIGFDQEQPETLWVGRRKGSLIIPRDADQLSEDAARLCVVPSGHPQGYQDAFNAFVADSYAAVAGENPDGLPRFTDGLRAVRVTDAVIDSAESGTWIEMGTNND, from the coding sequence ATGACGGACGGAAACCGGGCCGCAGCATCGGCCGCCAGCGCTGCGACCAGCGGCGGGCTCACCCGGCGCGACGGCGGTTCCGCCGGAGCCCGGCTCCGCGTCGCGATCGTCGGCGGTGGCTTCATGGCCGAGGTTCACTCGCGAGCGGCTCGTTCAGCACGCGCCGAGCTCGCCGGGATCGTCTCCTCGACGCCGGAGCGCTCGGCAGCGGCGGCCGAGCGGCTCGGCATCGGCCGTTCGTACGGATCGCTCGATGAACTGCTTGCCGACGACTCGGTCGACGTCGTCCATGTCACGACGCCGAACGCTCTCCACGCAGAGCAGGCGGCGGCCGTGCTGGCCGCGGGCAAGGACGTCATCTGCGAGAAGCCGCTCGCCACATCGGTCGCCGATGCCGAGAGCCTGGTGGCTGCGGCGGAGGGCCGCACCGCGACCGTTCCGTTCGTCTACCGCTTCCACCCGCTCGTGCGTGAGGCCCGCGCCCGCTTCGCCTCCGGCGAGGCCGGGCGCGTCCTGAGCATCAACGCCTCCTACCTGCAGGACTGGCTCCTGGGGTCCGACGACGACAACTGGCGGGTGGATGCGGCGCAGGGCGGCCGCTCGCGTGCCTTCGCCGACATCGGGTCGCACCTCGTCGACCTCGTCGAGTTCGTCAGCGGCGACCGCGTGAGTCGCGTATCCGCCACGAAGCGAACGGTGTTCGCCGAGCGCGCCTCCCACGCGGCGATCACGACGGAGGACGCCGTCGCCGTGGTCATCGAGACGCGTTCCGGAGCGCTGGGCACCCTGCTGGTGTCGCAGGTCGCGCCAGGCCGCAAGAATCGGCTCTGGCTCGAGATCTCCGGCAGCGCCGAGAGCATCGGCTTCGACCAGGAGCAGCCCGAGACGCTGTGGGTGGGCCGCCGCAAGGGCAGCCTGATCATCCCGCGCGACGCCGACCAGCTCAGCGAAGACGCCGCCCGCCTGTGCGTCGTGCCCTCCGGGCACCCGCAGGGCTATCAGGACGCGTTCAACGCGTTCGTCGCCGACAGTTACGCGGCAGTCGCGGGGGAGAACCCCGACGGCCTGCCGCGCTTCACCGACGGCCTTCGCGCCGTGCGGGTCACGGATGCGGTGATCGACTCGGCCGAGTCGGGCACCTGGATCGAGATGGGAACGAACAATGACTGA
- a CDS encoding sugar phosphate isomerase/epimerase family protein — protein sequence MTDATSAGGSETTESGRTHPVTLFTGQWADLTLEEVAKYASEWGYDGLEIACSGEHLDVWRAAEDDAYLQGRLDILDRYGLKVWAISNHLKGQAVCDDPIDFRHQAIVGSKVWGDGDPEGVRQRAAEELKLTAKVARKLGVDTVVGFTGSSIWPYVAQFPPVPAEVFDRGYQEFADRWNPILDVFDGEGVRFAHEVHPSEIAYDYWTSVRSLEAINHREAFGFNWDPSHMMWQDIDPVGFIIDFQDRIYHVDCKDTRLRPKNGRAGVLGSHLSWGDPRRGWDFVSTGHGDVPWEDAFRALESIGYTGPISIEWEDAGMDRLHGAKEAVGYIRSLLWKQPTASFDAAFSNQD from the coding sequence ATGACTGACGCCACCAGCGCGGGCGGCTCGGAGACCACCGAGTCGGGCCGGACGCACCCGGTCACCCTCTTCACCGGCCAGTGGGCCGACCTCACGCTCGAAGAGGTCGCGAAGTACGCGAGCGAGTGGGGCTACGACGGCCTCGAGATCGCGTGCTCGGGCGAGCACCTCGACGTCTGGCGCGCCGCCGAAGACGACGCGTACCTGCAGGGGCGCCTCGACATCCTCGACCGCTACGGCCTCAAGGTGTGGGCCATCTCCAACCACCTCAAGGGCCAGGCGGTCTGCGACGACCCGATCGATTTCCGCCACCAGGCGATCGTCGGTTCCAAGGTGTGGGGCGACGGCGACCCGGAGGGCGTGCGCCAGCGCGCTGCCGAAGAGCTCAAGCTCACAGCGAAAGTCGCTCGCAAGCTCGGCGTCGACACGGTCGTCGGGTTCACGGGCTCGAGCATCTGGCCGTACGTCGCGCAGTTCCCGCCGGTTCCGGCCGAGGTGTTCGACCGCGGTTACCAGGAGTTCGCCGACCGCTGGAACCCCATCCTCGACGTCTTCGACGGCGAGGGCGTCCGGTTCGCGCACGAGGTGCACCCGTCGGAGATCGCGTACGACTACTGGACGAGCGTGCGGTCCCTCGAGGCGATCAACCACCGCGAGGCCTTCGGTTTCAACTGGGACCCGTCCCACATGATGTGGCAGGACATCGACCCCGTCGGATTCATCATCGACTTCCAGGACCGCATCTACCACGTCGACTGCAAGGACACGCGTCTCCGGCCGAAGAACGGCCGCGCCGGCGTCCTCGGCTCGCACCTGTCGTGGGGCGACCCGCGTCGCGGCTGGGACTTCGTCTCCACCGGCCACGGTGACGTGCCGTGGGAGGACGCCTTCCGCGCGCTCGAGTCCATCGGCTACACCGGCCCGATCTCGATCGAGTGGGAGGACGCCGGGATGGATCGCCTTCACGGGGCCAAGGAGGCCGTCGGCTACATCCGCTCGCTGCTCTGGAAGCAGCCGACCGCCTCCTTCGACGCGGCGTTCAGCAACCAGGACTGA
- a CDS encoding VOC family protein, translated as MSIITTTHLNFRGGEARAALEFYAGGFGGEVTAATYADFGMPADVPGAQHIVFGPVASPEGFRVMAYDVPGSGVEVGTGAEASTRRENGMTITGQPFFVSVRAGSLDELTGYWDRLAEGASVVEPLAASAWSAGFGMLTDRFGVTWVLDVA; from the coding sequence ATGAGCATCATCACCACCACGCACCTGAACTTCCGCGGCGGCGAGGCGCGCGCCGCCCTCGAGTTCTACGCCGGAGGGTTCGGCGGAGAGGTCACTGCTGCGACGTATGCCGATTTCGGCATGCCCGCCGACGTGCCCGGCGCGCAACACATCGTCTTCGGGCCGGTCGCCTCGCCTGAAGGGTTCCGCGTGATGGCCTACGACGTTCCGGGCTCGGGCGTTGAGGTCGGAACGGGGGCGGAGGCGTCGACACGACGGGAGAACGGGATGACCATCACCGGGCAGCCGTTCTTCGTCTCCGTGCGGGCCGGGTCGCTGGACGAACTGACCGGCTACTGGGATCGCCTCGCGGAGGGCGCCAGCGTCGTCGAGCCGCTGGCGGCCTCCGCCTGGTCGGCGGGGTTCGGGATGTTGACGGACCGGTTCGGCGTCACCTGGGTGCTCGACGTCGCCTGA